One part of the Isachenkonia alkalipeptolytica genome encodes these proteins:
- a CDS encoding YqeG family HAD IIIA-type phosphatase, translating to MKILTPDFFYNSIYDVKLDELKQLNIEGLIIDIDNTLVGWDTSLPTLAVKEWLNSLSTQDFKVCLVSNNNKKRVMHFSKELNLPFIYQAKKPMKRNFLAAMKILGTTKDTTAVIGDQIFTDVLGGNRLELITVLVKPIKSKEFWWTNLVRKIERRVIKKVIK from the coding sequence TTGAAAATTTTAACACCGGATTTTTTTTATAATTCTATCTATGATGTAAAGTTGGATGAACTGAAACAATTAAACATAGAAGGGTTGATTATTGATATTGACAATACCCTTGTGGGATGGGATACTTCGCTACCTACATTAGCAGTGAAGGAATGGTTAAATAGCTTATCGACCCAGGACTTTAAAGTATGTTTGGTATCCAACAACAATAAAAAAAGAGTAATGCATTTTTCAAAGGAGTTAAATCTCCCCTTTATTTATCAAGCAAAGAAACCCATGAAAAGAAACTTTTTAGCTGCAATGAAAATTTTGGGAACCACCAAGGATACCACCGCAGTAATTGGAGATCAAATATTTACCGATGTCCTCGGTGGTAATCGATTAGAACTCATTACGGTTTTGGTAAAACCTATTAAAAGCAAGGAGTTCTGGTGGACAAACTTGGTACGTAAGATTGAAAGGCGTGTAATTAAAAAAGTTATAAAGTAA